The genomic interval GGAAAAGATGTTGGCAACAGGAAAGTTATTAATGCGGATAGAGAAAAGCGAAGGGCATCGGAACACACTGCCATCCTCTGGGTCTGTCCATGGTTGAAGATATGTTGGCGCGAAGACCTTCACCGTCGCACCCAACTGGACGAGGCCCCCGTAAAGCCGGTCAATGGAAAGAGGCACCCCACCGATAAAAGGAAGGTAATTGTTCGTGAACATGGCCAGGCGAAGGGGCGCTTTGGAGAGCGCCTCTTCATCGATACTGAAATCGCGGTAGAAATGCTCCTGGCGGATGATCAGCGAATATACCTTCAGCGCAACGAGACTGATGATGCCCAGAACCACCAAAAAGTTAAAAAGACTCATATAGAAAAATGAGTGCAGAAAAAGCTTCAGCGTTTCCAGTTTGTAGCGAAACGGACCCAGCCGGTGGGGGACGGCCACGTTTTCATATGTTACTTGACCCTGTTCCACACTGACCTTTACATACTGGTAATACTCTTTCTGCTGGCCCAGGAGCAATCCGCCACCGCCGCCTGATATGATATACCGAACTCCTTGTAATACGGTTTCGTGATAAGTGGGATACCCGGACGAAAAAACGGCCGTTACCCGGTACCGGGAAAACAGGCGTTGCAAGTTTAGACTGAGATTTTCTTCCAGGACATGTTCATTGTCATCCGGATCAAAACCCTCCAAAGGGAACAGAGAGTGGTCTAAAAACACGAATCGGTATGGGTACTTTTCTGTCATTTCCAACTCCTGCTGCAACCACCGCATCTGCCATTTCCAGGATGTTTGCCCGGTTGAATCAAGAAAAATAAAATAGGCGTTTTCAAGATGGAAAGAAAAGAAATAGGGCCCGAAATGCCGGTAAAACTTCCCCGCCCCGAAATCCTCAACCTCGTTGTGGCCGACGGCCAGCACGTATGGGATGCCGAGTTTTTTGAATCCGCGGTACAGCAACCTATATTTGTCTTCGGTGCCGTCGTAGACGGCGTTTCCGGCGGATACCATAAAATCGGCGCCCTTGCCTTTGATCAGGGGCGCAATGCGCCTCTCGAAAATTCTCATGGAATTTTTGACATTGCCGACAACAGCGAAGCTGAAAGTGTCCTTGCCGCGGAGGCGCGATTCGATCTGATCGACATGGTCGGCGTTGAGCGCCTCGTAATCAGCTTCATAAACAAGTAGATAGACCTTATATCCGACAAGAGCGGTCATAAACAGCACAATACAAGCCAGGAGTAGTTTCAGTTTCTTTTTACGGTTCATTGCTGGCCCGCCTTTTTTTTAGGTTAAAAATTTCCCTGTAGATAACAACAATACCGATCACCACCCCGATATAGATGGTCAAAAATCGCCAGGACAGGGTCAGCAGCGTAATGTCTTGTTTTTGAACCAGCTGGGCGAATAAAAGCCCATAGCCACCTTCGGCGACCCCCGCGGCCCCTGGCGTCGGGGCAAAGTACATGAAAAAGGTAACCACCACCTGGAAGGCCATAACGGTCAACACAGGCGTCTCATATCCCAACGCCCTGACCAGGACGACGGAGAAGGAAAAAAGCAGGAGCAAAAAAAGAGCCGTGAACACAACAGACAGTGCGGCCCAGCCCGGGTCGCCTCTGAAATATCGTTTGAACCCATCTGACAAGAGGTCCAATTCATGAGAAACTTTCAAGAAAAGTGACCTGGACCGCGACCGTGATACAATTTTCAGGGTGTTGAGCAAACGAAATCCCCAAAACAGCCAACGCTTGATCACCCGGATTCGGAAAAGGATGATCCAAAAAACCGTAAGGTAAACACATGAAAATCCGGTGATGCCATAGAGCAGGTTTCTGTGGGAAAACATGCGAAACATGTTCGGTTCGGCCCAAATGATGATCGGTGTGAGCGTGAAGAGTATCAGGGCGGCCAGTATGGTCCGGATCGACGTAACCGCCGTTGCCTCACCGATGGTCATCCCTCTTTTTTTCAAGAAATAGATCTGGACAACTCCGCCGCCAGTCGCCAGCGGCGTGACGTTGGAGACGAAAATATTGACGAAGACAAGTTTGAGAATATACGGGAACGCAATGTGAAACCCCATCGCCCTTATGACTGAATACAGCCGCAAGCCGTCCGCCAGATAGTACAGGGCCAGCAGAACCACCAGGCCGCCTATGACGTGAACCGACAACAGGTTGGGGTCGAGTCGAAATTGCCCCTCTGAAAAGTAGCGGTGAACAAAATAAATGGTGATGAAGGAAAGCAGAAAAAATAACCCCGCCAGCCCGAAATATACAAGGACACGTTTGGAGACATACACAGGCTCCTGTTGAGATATGGGGCGAAACACTTTCATCATAAATCAAAATTTCTCAGCTGTTCTTTTTATGTCTCATTCGCGGACTATGTTTTTGGCCTTCTTGTCCAGCCTCGCAATGGTCTCTGCGAGATTGTCCGTCAGATCCCGGACCTGCCCCGGACGAAGTTCAGTCGGTACTTTGATGGGTTCACCGATTACCAAACATACCTTTGTAAAGGGTAGCGGAATCTCCCTCCGATCCCATCGTTTTTTAAACACTATTTTCCGGCGACTATCCACCGAAACCGGCAAAAGGTCAAGTCCAAGCGCTGACGCCATCCGTATTACGCCGCTTTTTACCCGGTGACGTGGACCCAGCGGGCCATCCACCGCGATCCCTCCCGCCTGGGCCTCGGACAAGGCCTCCTTCATAAGCCGAAGGAACTCATGCCGCGCTTGATCGGGTATCTGGGCGCTCTGATAACCGAAGTTTCGGCAGATTTCGGCGATAATGCTTCCCCGTTCTGACTGGCTGCTGACAACGCACGCATTGTAGCCCTCCAGCAGGGGGAATATCGGCACATATTTCCCGTGCCAAAAGCAAAACAGAAAACGTTTATTGGCGGCGTACAACCGGTCCAGGTGCTCGCGGCCCTCAATATGAACCCGCCAGGTCCGGCGTTGCAAACGCAATAACTGGGATAAAGACCACCCCTTAATTCTCACTCTCAGTCCCTTGTGCGATGGATTACCCACTTTTTTCTTCTTCATAGGGCCGCTCTGGGATTTTTCAGACAAAGGTCAACGAGATCATTTATATTGGCCGTACCCACGCACATCACGGTATCAGCCGCACCCCAGTAGATTTTAAGCGTGCCGTCTGTTTCCGGTACCGTCCCGCAGGTAAATACAACATTGGGGACATAACCGGTGACCTCGTATTCTTCTTCCGGCTGCAGGATCCAGCCGTCACTGACCCCCCTGATTATAGAGGGATTTGTTAAATCATGCAGGGCAACCCCCAGGCGGTAGACACAACCGGCCATCGTTTGAAAGACGCCGTGGTAGATATTCAACCAGCCCTGATCGGTCTTGATGGGAGGCGCTCCAGGTCCTATTTTCATCTCATCCCAGTGATATTGAGCCGGTTTCATAATCAGCCTGGCGTCCCCCCAGTATTTCAGGTCGGGAGAATAGGATATCCAGATGGACCAGGGGGTTATCCCCGAATGGGGTCTGTCCAGGCGGACATACAGGTTATCTATTTTTTCAGGGAAAATAACCAGGTTGCGATAATCGGCTTCCGTAATCAGAGCAACCCGTTCTATTTTTTTAAAGTCTCTTGTTTTGGCCAGCGCGATGCGCGCGCCATGCCTGGAATACGCGCTGTAGGTGATCAGATATTCACCCTCGATACAGGTGATACGGGGATCTTCGATGCCGTACTCTTCATATACCTGAAATATCCCTTGTGTTGCCGGGGTCATAAAGGGCTTTTCGGCAACCGTAAACCGAAACCCGTCATCACTTTCAGCCAGCCCTAAAATACTGCGGCCGCTGGTTAAATGCGAGCGGAAGATCATTATGTATCTGTTGTTATACTTCGTTACCCCGGCATTATGAACTGTTGCCACCGGATAGGGTACATCGTCTCTGGTTAAAATTGGATTCTTTTCATATCTTCGAATAATCGGCATTCATAAACTCCTTACATTGTTGTATGCGGCAGGGCTTTCTCATGCATAATTCCCTGCAAGGACAAAACATGACCGGGTTTTCAATCAGGACATTACTGCCAGTGACTCTCCTGCTCATGGGCCCGAAGAACGGTCAGATGGGAAATTAAATACGCCAGGATACTCTCCGCACCCTGATTCCGGTTTACCCCGTGGCTTTCAAGGCCGTCGCAGCAGCCGCATGTCTCAAAATCATATAACGGGATCCGCAGATCATTTTCACCCAGAAACCACATAAAGGATGCAAACATCCGGTCAAGGTACCGTTTTTCTTTGGTCACGATAGAGGCCTGGTAGAACATCATCACGATGGCCATCACGTTAATAGGTTGCTGCGCATACCGCGCACATTCTTCGCCCTTCTGGTACCAGCCGTCGGACCCCACCGGCGCGAGATATCCGTCTCTAAAAATTATTCCCCCCAGAAAGTCCGCCGTCTCACGGGCGACAGCCAGGACCTTTTCATCCCCGGTTATTTCATAGGCATGGAACAGGGCCAGGGGGATAATGCCGTTGTCGTAGGTCACTGTCGGTTCAAACCAGCGCCACTCCCCATCGGCCTCGTCTTCGTACTGTGCGACGATCCGCCGTACCATCTCCTTAAGGGTTTCTTTCATCCCCTCATCACTCGAATAGCGATGGAGATAATGGCAGACACCGATGATCGTGTCGGCAATACCCCGAATGGAACGCACGTTCTGAAAATGCGGATACGCCT from Syntrophales bacterium carries:
- a CDS encoding lysylphosphatidylglycerol synthase transmembrane domain-containing protein, whose protein sequence is MMKVFRPISQQEPVYVSKRVLVYFGLAGLFFLLSFITIYFVHRYFSEGQFRLDPNLLSVHVIGGLVVLLALYYLADGLRLYSVIRAMGFHIAFPYILKLVFVNIFVSNVTPLATGGGVVQIYFLKKRGMTIGEATAVTSIRTILAALILFTLTPIIIWAEPNMFRMFSHRNLLYGITGFSCVYLTVFWIILFRIRVIKRWLFWGFRLLNTLKIVSRSRSRSLFLKVSHELDLLSDGFKRYFRGDPGWAALSVVFTALFLLLLFSFSVVLVRALGYETPVLTVMAFQVVVTFFMYFAPTPGAAGVAEGGYGLLFAQLVQKQDITLLTLSWRFLTIYIGVVIGIVVIYREIFNLKKRRASNEP
- a CDS encoding DUF374 domain-containing protein; translated protein: MKKKKVGNPSHKGLRVRIKGWSLSQLLRLQRRTWRVHIEGREHLDRLYAANKRFLFCFWHGKYVPIFPLLEGYNACVVSSQSERGSIIAEICRNFGYQSAQIPDQARHEFLRLMKEALSEAQAGGIAVDGPLGPRHRVKSGVIRMASALGLDLLPVSVDSRRKIVFKKRWDRREIPLPFTKVCLVIGEPIKVPTELRPGQVRDLTDNLAETIARLDKKAKNIVRE
- a CDS encoding glycoside hydrolase family 130 protein, which encodes MPIIRRYEKNPILTRDDVPYPVATVHNAGVTKYNNRYIMIFRSHLTSGRSILGLAESDDGFRFTVAEKPFMTPATQGIFQVYEEYGIEDPRITCIEGEYLITYSAYSRHGARIALAKTRDFKKIERVALITEADYRNLVIFPEKIDNLYVRLDRPHSGITPWSIWISYSPDLKYWGDARLIMKPAQYHWDEMKIGPGAPPIKTDQGWLNIYHGVFQTMAGCVYRLGVALHDLTNPSIIRGVSDGWILQPEEEYEVTGYVPNVVFTCGTVPETDGTLKIYWGAADTVMCVGTANINDLVDLCLKNPRAAL